TGAACGTTGAAGTAGTTCTTCACTCAACAACCCCCCTTAACCAGTTAGGGGGGGTTGTGCAATTAAAGTTTTCTCCGGTTGAAGATAAGAGCCAGAATGGGGCAAACTTTTCTAACCAAACGTAATCTTTTTAAGGCCTTTTGAGTAGAGCATAATGATAACAAAAAGTAACTAAAGGGGGTGACGCTCATGGTCAAGCGCGTCAAGACTGGAATCCCTGGAATGGACGAGATACTCCACGGCGGGATTCCGGAGCGAAACGTTGTCCTTCTCAGCGGTGGACCGGGAACGGGGAAGACTATCTTCAGCCAGCAGTTCATATGGAACGGCCTCCAGATGGGCGAGCCCGGCATATACGTCGCTTTGGAGGAGCACCCGGTTCAGGTGAGGGGGAACATGGCCCAGTTCGGCTGGGACGTCAGAAAGTACGAGGAAGATGGTTTGTTCGCGATGGTCGATGCCTTCACAGCCGGAATTGGAAAGAGCAGGGAGTACGAGAAGTACATAGTTCACGACCTCACCGACATCAGGGAGTTCATAGACGTTCTTAGAACGGCAGTCAAGGACTTAGGAGCCAAGAGGGTCGTCATAGACTCGGTAACGACGCTCTACATCAACAAGCCGGCCATGGCGAGGAGCATCGTGATGCAGCTGAAGAGGGTTCTCGCCGGCCTCGGCGTCACGAGCATACTGGTGAGTCAGATAAGCGTCGGTGAGCGTGGTTTCGGCGGGCCAGGAGTTGAACACGGTGTTGATGGCATAATAAGGCTCGACCTCGACGAGATTGACGGCGAGCTCAAGCGCTCATTACTCATCTGGAAGATGCGCGGAACGAGCCACAGCATGAGTAGGCATCCCTTCGAGATAACGGACAGGGGAATCGTCGTTTACCCCGACAAGGTTCTCAAGAGGAAGGGAGTAATAGAACTCGAATGAAAACTTGAAAGGGGTGAGGAAAGATGGTGGAGGTTCCCCTCAACCCGCTCGGAAGGGAGGAGATACACAGGCTTGAGAGCATACTCCTCTTCGCGACCCTCTTCAGGCCGGAGGTCATAGAGCTCATCAAGGACCCGGCCGAGAGACTGACGTGGGTGGACAGCTTAGCGGTGGCAGCGGGAGCGATAGCGAGGGAAAAGGCGGGCATGACGGTTGGGGAGATCGCCGAGGAACTCGGCAGGACGGAGGCAACGATAAGGAAGCACCTCAAGGGCGAGACGAAAGCAGGCCAACTCGTCAGGGAGACCTACGAACTCATAAAGCAGGGCAAACTCGACGAGCTGGTTAAGAACGTTGAAGTCCTATCCAAGGGTGGCCAGCTCGTCGCGATGGAGGAGTACGAGAAGCTCAGGAAGGAGAAGGAGGAGCTTGAAGAGAGAATCAGGACCCTTGAGGAAGAGAATCACGAGCTCAAAGCGAAGCTCGAAAATGTGAGAAAAGTTCTCGGCGATGCCCTCGAAAGGATAAAGGAGATTGAGAAACTTCTTTAATCCCCGTTTTTCCTCAGGCTCTCTTCCCAGGTCAGTATCATGTGGGTGAAGGTCTCGTCGTCCTCCTCTATTCCACGCTTTATCTCACTCACGTGAGCGTACTTGGCCTTGAGCTGTTCGAGAATGTAGTCAACGGCCTTCTCAGGGTCGGCGGTGGTTCCGCAGGTGTAGACGTCCAAAGCCGCGTAGCCCTTCTCGGGCCAGGTGTGTATTGAGATGTGGCTCTCGGCGACGATGACCATGCCGCTGACACCGGTCGGCGAGAACTTGAAGAAATAGCTCGCCTTGACCTCCATTTTACCAACCTTGGCAGCCTCTAGGAATATCTCTCTTATCTTGTCAGCGTTACCGAGGATTTCGGGGTCACAGCCAGCCGCCTCAACAACGTAGTGGAACCCTATCGTCTCTATCTCGACCATGGCTCTCACCTCTTGTTGCTCCTATTACGAACCCTTTTTAAAGTTAAGCCCTAAAGTGGAGAGCTGTGAACTGGTCGTTCTGGCGTTGAACTGCTCTCAATTGGCCTGGAATGTATTGAACGGTTATATCCTGGCCGTTATGGAAATTTTCTGAAAGTTCGTGATGGATTCCTCTTAATCCCGATTTGAAGGCTCTTTCATAGATTAAATCCCTTCTCCACCTCGTTTAATTCCCCTAACCGATGGGCCTTTTTAAGTGTGAACCACTAATTTTAAAACTCATACCTCCAACTAACGACAAGTTTGCGAAAACTCACGAAGGGGTGAAGGTATGTCGAAGTCCAAATCAAAGTCCAAGCCCAGCGCAGGGAATTCTGTGAGGGCGATGAAGCAGGAAAAACTGAGCTTTCTGGCGCGGATGGAGTACAAGAAGATGATAATGTACCCCCTCGCGGTCTTCGTGATAGCGCTGATGCTTCTCGCGGTCAACTTTCCAACGCTTGGAATTGATCTCCGCGGCGGTGTTGTGGTTACAGCCTATGGGGTTAATGCCAACCCCGATGAGCTTGCAAAATACCTAAGCGATAAAATCGGCGTTGACGTCAGGGTCGAAAGCTTCACCGGTGTGGAAGCCAGCGGCGTCAGAGTTTACGCCCCCATAGGCACTAACCCGCTCAAAATAATCGACGCCATGAAGGATAAGTACCCAAACGCGGAATACACTCACAGCGAGGTTCAGCCGACATTCGGTGAAATCGCCCAACAGCAGGGAATCAGGGCGCTGGCCTTTGCGTTCCTCGCCATGGCGGTCGTGGTCTTCCTGTTCTTCAGGAACCTCGTTCCATCGCTCACGATAATCTTCTCGGCCCTCTCGGACATGACGATAGCAGTTGCCCTGATGGGGCTCTTTGGAATAGAGCTCACCACCGCCACGATAGCGGCCCTGCTCATGCTCATAGGTTACACCGTCGACAGCAATATCCTTCTCACCACCAAGCTCCTGAGGAGAAAGGAGGATTCCATAGATAAGGCCTATCTCTCGGCCGTTTCGACGGGCTTCACGATGAGCACAACTACGCTGGGTGCCCTGCTGATACTCTGGGTAATCTCGACCTCGCAGACCATCGACAACATCGCCATAGTCCTCATCTTTGGTCTGCTCGCGGACTTCATGAACACGTGGGTTCTCAACGCTGGAGTCCTGAAGTGGTACCTCACCAGAGAGGCAAGGGGTGGTAAATCATGAAGAGAAGAACCAAAAAGCTCCTCCTGAACTGGAGGATAATCCTGCTCACGCTGTTCATCATAGGTTCCATAGCTTCTCTGTATGTGAATGGGCTGACCTTTGGTATAGACATAAGCGGTGGTGTTGCTCTCGTTGCCCAGACGGAACACCCCGTTGACACCAAGACCATGGGGCTCGTAACGGACTCCCTTCAGAAGAGGCTGAACACCCTCGGTCTGAGGGACATAACCGTTGAGGCCCAGGGAGACCAGATAGTCCTCATTAAAGTTGCCAACGTCACCTCTCCTGAGGAAGCAAATCAGATAAAGAGCGTCATTGAGAGCCAGGGTGTTTTCTACATGGAGTTCAACGGCGTTGTCTTTGGAACAGGAAATGACGTGGAGTACGTTGGAATCTATCAGATAAAGCCTGACAACAGCTGGGCGGTTCCATTCAGGATTTCAAAGAGCGCCGCGGAGAAATTCGCCGAGCTGGCCTACGGTAAGAAGGGCTGGCCCGTTGACATGTTCCTTGACCCGCCGGTCAACTCCCTGATGGTTGTCCCAGAGAGCGTTTACAAGACGATGAACAGCTCGGAGTTCAACGCTGAGGCCCCGGAGGCACCGACGCTCTTGGAGAGGATTGGCAAGGCCTTCAACATAAGCGTCGTTGCCTACGCAAACCAGAGCGCCGATGAAATAGCCAAGCTCGCTCAGGGTAAGGACAAGATAGTCCTCGTTGACGTCCCGGGGGAGCTTCAGGCCCAGCTTGAGGGAATGAACATCACGGTGAGGTACGTTCCAAGGGCCCAGGGCGAGAGTGATCACGCGCTCATAGTCA
The window above is part of the Thermococcus sp. MAR1 genome. Proteins encoded here:
- the speD gene encoding adenosylmethionine decarboxylase; the protein is MVEIETIGFHYVVEAAGCDPEILGNADKIREIFLEAAKVGKMEVKASYFFKFSPTGVSGMVIVAESHISIHTWPEKGYAALDVYTCGTTADPEKAVDYILEQLKAKYAHVSEIKRGIEEDDETFTHMILTWEESLRKNGD
- a CDS encoding KaiC domain-containing protein; the encoded protein is MVKRVKTGIPGMDEILHGGIPERNVVLLSGGPGTGKTIFSQQFIWNGLQMGEPGIYVALEEHPVQVRGNMAQFGWDVRKYEEDGLFAMVDAFTAGIGKSREYEKYIVHDLTDIREFIDVLRTAVKDLGAKRVVIDSVTTLYINKPAMARSIVMQLKRVLAGLGVTSILVSQISVGERGFGGPGVEHGVDGIIRLDLDEIDGELKRSLLIWKMRGTSHSMSRHPFEITDRGIVVYPDKVLKRKGVIELE
- a CDS encoding protein translocase subunit SecF; this translates as MSKSKSKSKPSAGNSVRAMKQEKLSFLARMEYKKMIMYPLAVFVIALMLLAVNFPTLGIDLRGGVVVTAYGVNANPDELAKYLSDKIGVDVRVESFTGVEASGVRVYAPIGTNPLKIIDAMKDKYPNAEYTHSEVQPTFGEIAQQQGIRALAFAFLAMAVVVFLFFRNLVPSLTIIFSALSDMTIAVALMGLFGIELTTATIAALLMLIGYTVDSNILLTTKLLRRKEDSIDKAYLSAVSTGFTMSTTTLGALLILWVISTSQTIDNIAIVLIFGLLADFMNTWVLNAGVLKWYLTREARGGKS
- a CDS encoding preprotein translocase subunit SecD, producing the protein MKRRTKKLLLNWRIILLTLFIIGSIASLYVNGLTFGIDISGGVALVAQTEHPVDTKTMGLVTDSLQKRLNTLGLRDITVEAQGDQIVLIKVANVTSPEEANQIKSVIESQGVFYMEFNGVVFGTGNDVEYVGIYQIKPDNSWAVPFRISKSAAEKFAELAYGKKGWPVDMFLDPPVNSLMVVPESVYKTMNSSEFNAEAPEAPTLLERIGKAFNISVVAYANQSADEIAKLAQGKDKIVLVDVPGELQAQLEGMNITVRYVPRAQGESDHALIVRVLGLYGPYSLGEGLTVGEPQQDVQITGSAPDRLTAEQEASTIYTVLKSGSLPVKLSVVGMEFISPRLGEGFRTQALYAGIGALITVLLIVYFHYRKWRIAIPVASTSLFEAIIILGFAALIKWNLDLPSIAGIIAAIGTGVDQQIVITDELIGGEKSTKISRRSSVLKRMGRAFFVIFASAATTIAAMSFLLVYFVGTLKGFAFTTILGVLIGILITRPAYAEIAKYLLGED